A stretch of the Calditrichota bacterium genome encodes the following:
- a CDS encoding NUDIX hydrolase, with amino-acid sequence MRNSVRYRFCPACGETLHRRELEGRERLVCGECGFVHYENPVPAVGVVVVDDGRFLLVKRKYAPKQGMWSLPAGFMEIDETPIQTAVREAREETGLEVRVGPLLGVYAGDDDPRVRVVLIVYKAEIIGGKLVAGDDAEEARFFPVSEPLPEMAFASHCRVLQEVARQLREGTD; translated from the coding sequence GTGAGGAACAGCGTGCGCTATCGGTTTTGCCCGGCGTGTGGGGAGACACTGCACAGGAGGGAGCTGGAAGGCCGCGAACGGCTGGTGTGCGGCGAGTGCGGGTTTGTGCACTATGAGAATCCGGTGCCGGCCGTTGGCGTGGTCGTAGTCGACGATGGGCGATTTCTCCTCGTTAAGCGAAAGTATGCCCCAAAGCAGGGCATGTGGAGCCTACCCGCGGGCTTCATGGAAATTGACGAAACGCCCATTCAGACGGCGGTGAGGGAGGCACGCGAGGAGACGGGCCTGGAGGTGCGCGTCGGTCCTTTGCTGGGAGTCTACGCCGGCGACGACGATCCACGCGTCCGGGTGGTGCTCATCGTCTACAAGGCAGAAATCATCGGCGGCAAGCTGGTTGCAGGCGACGATGCCGAAGAGGCACGCTTTTTCCCGGTGAGTGAGCCGCTTCCGGAAATGGCGTTTGCCAGCCACTGTCGTGTGCTGCAGGAAGTGGCTCGCCAGTTGCGGGAGGGCACAGACTGA
- a CDS encoding histone deacetylase: MAGQRGVSVARTGLVYDPTFLAHRVSSLHPEQPARLQAVIGALEETGLLEKLTVLAPRPAELEELTTVHAADYVERVRQACARGDGFLDSLDTEICPDSFLAAKLAAGAALSAVDAVVEGKVDNAFCAVRPPGHHATHAKAMGFCIFNNVAIAARHLQRVHGVERVLIVDWDVHHGNGTQEAFYGDETVFYFSVHRYPYYPGTGAASETGEGRGKGFTLNVPLPAGADDGIYQKVFQEKLLPEAKLFHPDFVLISAGFDPHHADPLGGMRLTEEGFRAMLRVILEVASLTCGGKVVSVLEGGYHLEALRTCVCDHIAMLLAC; the protein is encoded by the coding sequence ATGGCGGGACAGCGAGGAGTGAGCGTGGCGCGTACTGGGCTCGTCTACGATCCCACCTTTCTTGCCCACCGGGTGAGCAGCCTGCACCCGGAACAACCGGCGCGCCTCCAGGCCGTCATCGGTGCCTTGGAGGAAACAGGCCTCCTGGAGAAGTTGACGGTGTTGGCGCCCCGGCCTGCCGAGCTCGAGGAGCTGACCACGGTCCATGCTGCGGACTATGTGGAGAGGGTAAGGCAGGCCTGTGCGCGCGGGGACGGCTTTCTCGATTCTCTTGACACCGAAATCTGTCCGGATTCCTTCCTGGCAGCCAAGCTGGCTGCTGGGGCTGCGCTCTCCGCCGTGGATGCCGTGGTCGAAGGCAAGGTTGACAATGCCTTCTGTGCGGTTCGGCCGCCTGGCCACCATGCGACACACGCTAAGGCGATGGGGTTTTGCATTTTCAACAATGTGGCCATAGCTGCGCGCCACTTACAGCGGGTCCACGGGGTGGAACGCGTTCTGATCGTCGATTGGGATGTCCATCACGGCAACGGGACGCAGGAGGCGTTCTACGGCGATGAGACAGTTTTCTACTTCTCCGTGCATCGCTACCCGTACTACCCGGGCACAGGGGCAGCCAGCGAGACTGGCGAAGGTAGGGGCAAAGGCTTTACCCTCAATGTGCCCTTGCCAGCGGGCGCTGATGACGGCATTTACCAAAAAGTCTTCCAAGAGAAACTGCTCCCGGAAGCGAAGCTGTTTCATCCAGACTTTGTGTTGATCTCTGCCGGTTTTGACCCACATCATGCAGACCCACTCGGTGGGATGCGCCTCACCGAGGAGGGGTTCAGAGCGATGCTTCGAGTAATACTGGAGGTTGCCAGCTTAACCTGCGGTGGGAAAGTCGTCTCGGTCCTGGAAGGCGGCTATCACTTGGAGGCGCTGCGCACCTGCGTCTGCGACCACATCGCGATGCTTTTGGCCTGTTGA
- a CDS encoding endonuclease V yields MARLLREGEPFDGPIATVAAGDVAYAHQGDTAWAAVVLCKMPDLCLIEFALVKESVSFPYVPGLLSFREGPALLKAFSLLSAKPDVALFDGQGTAHPRGLGLASHVGLCLGLPTVGCAKSRLVGEHGPVGMERGAISWLMFNGQRVGAAVRTRAGVKPVYVSAGYRTSQERAVEVVLATCAGYRLPEPLRQAHLLASRWRDSEE; encoded by the coding sequence ATGGCGCGGCTTCTGCGAGAGGGGGAGCCTTTTGATGGGCCGATCGCCACGGTCGCTGCCGGAGATGTGGCATATGCGCACCAGGGGGACACGGCCTGGGCGGCGGTGGTGCTCTGTAAAATGCCGGACCTGTGTCTGATCGAGTTCGCCCTAGTAAAAGAGAGTGTTTCGTTTCCTTACGTTCCCGGTCTTCTGTCTTTTCGCGAAGGTCCGGCTTTGCTCAAGGCCTTTTCCCTGCTGAGCGCCAAGCCCGACGTGGCGCTATTTGATGGTCAAGGTACCGCACATCCGCGTGGGCTCGGCTTGGCCAGCCACGTTGGACTGTGTCTGGGCCTGCCCACAGTGGGGTGCGCGAAAAGCCGCCTTGTCGGCGAGCATGGGCCGGTGGGCATGGAGAGAGGAGCCATCAGCTGGCTCATGTTCAATGGACAGAGGGTCGGGGCTGCGGTTCGCACGCGGGCTGGCGTAAAGCCAGTGTACGTCTCTGCAGGCTATCGCACGAGTCAAGAGCGGGCCGTCGAAGTGGTGCTGGCCACCTGTGCTGGTTATCGATTGCCTGAGCCTCTTCGCCAGGCTCATTTGTTGGCCAGTAGATGGCGGGACAGCGAGGAGTGA
- a CDS encoding phosphoglycerate kinase: MAKLSIDDLDLKGKRVLMRVDFNVPLTADLKVADDTRIRAALPSIKKVVDAGGMAILMSHLGRPKGQVKEEMRLRPAAARLSELLGREVKMAPDCVGPEVEAMVAAMKPGDVLMLENLRFHKAETDNDPEFAKQLAKLGDVYVNDAFGSAHRAHASTEGVTKYFSKCAAGYLMQRELLYLSKALESPAKPFVAIMGGAKISDKIELIENFLGNVDSLLVGGAMAYTFLKARGVAVGSSLVEADKLDLAAQLLQRAQQRGVELLLPVDHVAAPSAEAEADAKVIDGETIPEGLMGLDIGPKTIDQFKKKILGARTVVWNGPLGMFEKGAFAEGTMEIAKALADATARGAVTIVGGGDSAAAIAKAKLADKVSHVSTGGGASLEFLSGLKLPGVEALTEA; encoded by the coding sequence ATGGCCAAGTTGAGCATCGATGATTTGGACCTGAAAGGCAAACGCGTCCTTATGCGCGTTGATTTCAATGTGCCCCTCACTGCGGACCTGAAGGTTGCCGATGATACTCGTATCCGTGCGGCCCTTCCTAGCATCAAGAAGGTAGTCGACGCCGGTGGCATGGCTATCCTGATGTCGCACCTGGGCAGACCCAAGGGCCAGGTCAAGGAAGAGATGCGTCTCCGTCCCGCTGCAGCTCGGCTCAGTGAGCTGCTGGGACGAGAAGTGAAGATGGCCCCCGACTGCGTGGGTCCCGAGGTGGAAGCCATGGTTGCCGCCATGAAACCAGGCGACGTGCTGATGCTGGAGAACCTGCGCTTCCACAAAGCAGAGACGGACAACGACCCCGAGTTTGCCAAGCAGCTCGCCAAGCTCGGTGACGTGTACGTGAACGATGCTTTTGGCAGTGCCCACCGCGCTCATGCTTCGACCGAGGGGGTGACCAAGTACTTCTCCAAGTGCGCAGCCGGCTACCTCATGCAGAGGGAGCTTCTCTATCTGAGCAAGGCCCTGGAGTCCCCAGCCAAGCCCTTTGTCGCCATCATGGGCGGCGCGAAGATTTCCGACAAGATCGAGCTGATCGAGAACTTCCTCGGAAACGTGGACTCCTTGCTTGTAGGCGGCGCCATGGCCTACACGTTCCTGAAGGCTCGTGGCGTCGCGGTAGGCTCGTCCCTTGTGGAGGCGGACAAGCTTGACCTCGCTGCCCAGCTCTTGCAGCGAGCGCAGCAGCGCGGCGTGGAGCTGTTGCTTCCTGTGGACCATGTGGCGGCGCCGAGTGCGGAGGCCGAAGCCGACGCGAAGGTCATTGACGGGGAGACCATCCCGGAAGGCCTGATGGGTCTGGACATAGGGCCCAAAACCATTGACCAATTCAAGAAGAAGATACTTGGAGCGCGCACGGTGGTCTGGAACGGGCCGCTTGGGATGTTCGAGAAGGGAGCCTTCGCCGAGGGGACGATGGAAATCGCCAAGGCCCTCGCCGATGCCACGGCTCGCGGTGCAGTCACCATTGTCGGCGGCGGCGACAGTGCGGCAGCCATCGCCAAGGCCAAGCTGGCGGACAAGGTGTCGCACGTGTCCACAGGCGGGGGAGCTTCGCTGGAGTTCCTGTCGGGGCTCAAGCTTCCGGGCGTTGAGGCCTTGACTGAAGCTTAG
- a CDS encoding protein-L-isoaspartate(D-aspartate) O-methyltransferase — MVESQIAARGIKDRLVLEAMRKVPRHLFVPENLRDSAYDDSPLPIGHGQTISQPYIVAFMTECLRLKGGERVLEVGTGSGYQAAVLAEIVDSVFSIEIVGDLALQAKERLKSLGYKNVDVRQGDGYRGLPDKAPFDAIIVTAAPDHVPQPLVQQLKVGGRMVIPVGSMYQELVVVTKLDEQRVKEESVLPVRFVPMTGEAERKPHHRN, encoded by the coding sequence ATGGTAGAATCGCAGATTGCGGCCCGTGGGATAAAGGATCGTCTCGTCTTGGAGGCCATGCGCAAGGTCCCACGCCACCTGTTTGTCCCGGAGAACCTGCGGGACTCTGCGTATGACGATTCGCCACTGCCTATTGGACATGGGCAGACCATCTCGCAACCGTACATCGTCGCCTTCATGACCGAGTGCCTGAGGCTGAAAGGAGGGGAGCGCGTCCTGGAAGTGGGCACCGGGTCGGGATACCAGGCGGCGGTTCTGGCAGAGATTGTCGACTCGGTCTTTTCCATCGAGATCGTGGGCGATCTGGCCCTGCAGGCGAAAGAGCGTCTCAAGAGCCTGGGCTACAAGAATGTCGACGTGCGCCAGGGGGATGGCTACCGCGGTCTGCCTGACAAGGCGCCCTTCGACGCCATCATTGTGACGGCTGCACCTGACCACGTCCCACAACCCTTGGTGCAACAGCTCAAGGTTGGTGGCAGAATGGTTATCCCCGTAGGCTCAATGTACCAAGAGCTCGTCGTGGTCACCAAGCTGGACGAGCAACGGGTGAAGGAGGAGTCGGTGCTGCCGGTGCGCTTCGTACCGATGACCGGCGAGGCTGAGCGCAAGCCCCACCACCGGAATTGA
- the rpiB gene encoding ribose 5-phosphate isomerase B, whose amino-acid sequence MKKVLTEKDVLRANKDGRREILLDADGVITPAAADTARRLGIVVKREGERFARLTRPVVATAEVAATISLGSDHAGLGLKEFLRTLLAGEGFRVVDRGAFDETPVDYPDIAVQVAQDVARRRAWRGIVIDGAGIGSAIVANKLPGIRAATCASVEAARSSREHNDANILALGSRMVDQETAAQIVRVWLTTDFGGGRHERRLKKIEKIERRYLRG is encoded by the coding sequence ATGAAGAAGGTGCTGACCGAAAAGGATGTTCTCAGGGCCAACAAGGACGGGCGCCGTGAGATTCTGCTCGATGCAGATGGAGTCATCACGCCCGCGGCCGCTGATACCGCGCGGCGCTTGGGCATCGTCGTGAAAAGAGAGGGCGAGAGGTTCGCCAGGTTGACTCGCCCGGTCGTGGCCACAGCGGAAGTCGCGGCCACAATCTCCTTAGGCAGCGACCATGCAGGCCTTGGCCTCAAGGAGTTCTTGAGAACTTTGCTTGCGGGTGAGGGGTTCCGGGTAGTCGATAGGGGTGCTTTCGATGAGACACCAGTAGATTACCCGGACATCGCTGTCCAGGTGGCGCAGGACGTGGCGCGGCGCCGTGCCTGGCGCGGCATAGTGATTGACGGGGCAGGGATCGGTTCGGCAATCGTGGCGAACAAGTTGCCCGGCATCCGGGCGGCCACCTGTGCCAGCGTCGAGGCGGCCAGAAGCAGCCGCGAGCACAACGATGCCAACATCCTGGCTCTCGGATCTCGCATGGTAGACCAAGAGACGGCGGCCCAGATCGTCCGCGTGTGGTTGACTACCGACTTTGGCGGTGGGCGGCACGAACGGCGCCTCAAGAAGATCGAGAAGATCGAGCGGCGCTACCTTCGCGGCTGA
- a CDS encoding Mth938-like domain-containing protein: MRVESYRFGQIVIDGATYDRDLIIRPGGIVPDWWRKEGHKLQPVDIEEVLRSDKPELLIVGTGKYGLMRVLPETVQLLREHGVELVAARTDEAVEKFNAVAGTKRVVAAFHLTC; the protein is encoded by the coding sequence ATGAGGGTTGAAAGCTACCGTTTCGGTCAAATCGTCATTGACGGCGCCACTTATGATCGCGACCTAATCATTCGCCCAGGGGGGATTGTACCCGACTGGTGGCGCAAAGAGGGCCACAAGCTGCAGCCCGTGGACATTGAGGAGGTCCTCCGGAGCGACAAACCGGAACTCCTCATCGTTGGCACCGGCAAGTATGGACTGATGAGGGTGCTCCCGGAGACTGTGCAACTCCTTCGCGAGCACGGCGTCGAGCTGGTTGCAGCGCGCACAGACGAAGCGGTGGAGAAGTTCAACGCTGTTGCGGGCACCAAACGAGTGGTGGCCGCGTTCCACCTGACCTGCTGA